A region from the Alnus glutinosa chromosome 5, dhAlnGlut1.1, whole genome shotgun sequence genome encodes:
- the LOC133868270 gene encoding glycolate oxidase-like: MEITNVSEYEAIAKEKLPKMVFDYYASGAEDQWTLRENRNAFSRILFRPRILIDVSKIDMTTTVLGFKISMPIMIAPTAMQKMAHPEGEYATARAASAAGTIMTLSSWATSSVEEVASTGPGIRFFQLYVYKDRNVVAQLVRRAERAGFKAIALTVDTPRLGRREADIKNRFVLPPYLSLKNFEGLDLGKMDKSNDSGLASYVAGQIDRSLSWKDVKWLQTITQLPILVKGVLTAEDTRLAVQAGAAGIIVSNHGARQLDYVPATIMALEEVVKAAQGRLPVFLDGGVRRGTDVFKALALGASGIFFGRPVLYSLAAEGEAGVRKVLQMLRDEFELTMALSGCRSLKEITRDHIVTEWDRPHIAPRL, from the exons ATGGAGATTACTAATGTTTCCGAGTATGAGGCAATTGCAAAGGAGAAATTACCAAAGATGGTTTTTGACTACTACGCATCAGGCGCAGAGGACCAATGGACTCTGAGGGAGAACCGAAATGCGTTCTCAAGGATTTT GTTTCGACCTCGTATTCTTATTGATGTAAGCAAGATAGACATGACCACAACTGTTTTGGGCTTCAAAATCTCAATGCCCATCATGATTGCTCCAACTGCCATGCAGAAGATGGCTCACCCTGAAG GAGAGTATGCAACTGCAAGAGCAGCATCCGCAGCTGGCACTATTATG ACGCTTTCCTCTTGGGCTACTTCCAGTGTTGAAGAGGTCGCTTCAACAGGACCTGGCATTCGCTTTTTCCAACTCTAT GTTTATAAAGACAGGAATGTGGTTGCACAGCTTGTAAGGAGAGCTGAGAGGGCTGGTTTCAAGGCAATTGCCCTTACCGTGGACACTCCAAGGCTTGGCCGCAGGGAGGCTGATATCAAGAACCG ATTTGTTTTGCCACCATATTTGTCATTGAAAAACTTTGAGGGATTGGATCTTGGAAAGATGGATAAG AGCAATGACTCTGGACTAGCTTCATATGTTGCTGGGCAAATTGACCGGTCTCTCAGCTGGAAG GATGTGAAGTGGCTTCAGACAATCACTCAGTTACCAATTCTTGTGAAGGGTGTACTTACTGCTGAGGATA CAAGGCTGGCCGTACAAGCTGGAGCTGCAGGAATCATTGTGTCCAATCATGGAGCTCGCCAACTTGATTACGTCCCTGCAACAATTATGGCTTTGGAAGag GTCGTCAAAGCTGCACAAGGCCGACTTCCTGTTTTTCTGGATGGTGGAGTCCGGCGAGGGACAGATGTCTTTAAAGCATTGGCTCTCGGAGCATCTGGGATATTT TTTGGAAGACCTGTGTTGTACTCTTTGGCTGCTGAAGGCGAGGCCGGCGTGCGAAAAGTACTTCAGATGCTTCGTGATGAGTTTGAATTAACAATGGCTTTAAGCGGTTGCCGCTCACTCAAAGAGATTACCCGTGACCACATTGTGACTGAATGGGACCGTCCTCATATTGCACCCAGGTTGTAA